The Vicinamibacteria bacterium genome includes the window CTCTTCGCGGCAAACGACCTGGCAGTCGCTGATAGGCGGCCGGGAAAGTCCTCAGAACGTGCGTCAATTACTCAACTGGAACGTCACCGTCACCGTCATCACGATCGGAACCGGGACACCGTTCAGTCGTGTAGGCTCGTACTTCCATTGCTTGACGGCGTCGATGGCCGACTCATCGAGAAGGGGCCTGGAGCGCAACACCCGAACGTGGGTGACGTTTCCTGCGGGATCGATGATGGCTTCGAGGATCACGATGCCCTCCACGCGCGCCTGTTTCGCGATCTCGGGATAGATCGGGGCGACATCTCGGGTCTTGCTCGGGGGGCGAACTATCCCGCCCACCCGCACAGGCTCTTGCGGCTGTGGTGGGAGTGGCTCTTCAGGTAGACATCCACAAATGCCTCCGATGACTCCATCCGGAACACCACCCCCGACACCAATCACACTGAGATCCAGCCCCAGGTCGTCCATCCCGATCTCGCTCGGAATCTCTACGGGTACGAGGAACGAATGCGTGGCGGTCAGCATCGGCCGACGGACCACGGATCCGGGTCGCGCTTTCGGCGGCAGTGGTGGGGGTGGGGGTGGTCGAGGTGGTGGCGGTGGCTCCATGAAAGTCAGGACGTTCTCGGGCACAGGCAAACGATCCGTCGCCATGAGTGGCACGATGACCAATGCGGCGATGACTCCGCCCTGGATGAAGAGTGAAACCACGAACGTTGCCG containing:
- a CDS encoding energy transducer TonB; this encodes MFEHALTSDGNARRSAATFVVSLFIQGGVIAALVIVPLMATDRLPVPENVLTFMEPPPPPRPPPPPPLPPKARPGSVVRRPMLTATHSFLVPVEIPSEIGMDDLGLDLSVIGVGGGVPDGVIGGICGCLPEEPLPPQPQEPVRVGGIVRPPSKTRDVAPIYPEIAKQARVEGIVILEAIIDPAGNVTHVRVLRSRPLLDESAIDAVKQWKYEPTRLNGVPVPIVMTVTVTFQLSN